The following proteins come from a genomic window of Buchnera aphidicola (Protaphis terricola):
- the ptsG gene encoding PTS glucose transporter subunit IIBC translates to MFKNVFASLQKVGKSLMLPVSVLPIAGILLGIGSAHFNIIPNTISEIMAQTGGSVFSNMPLIFAIGVALGFSNNDGVAALAAVVAYSILIKTLYVVEPGILNTNINLIKNKNIADIGILGGIIAGGIAAYMFNKFYKIQLPEYLGFFAGKRFVPIISGLCAIFIGLILSFIWPSIASKIQIFSQWAAYQNPIFAFSLYGIVERALIPFGLHHIWNVPFQMQIGEYTNSVGQVFHGDIARYIAGDITAGNLSGGFIFKMYGLPGAALAIWHTSKKENKNKIGSIMISAALTAFLTGITEPIEFSFILVAPILYIIHAILAGLSFPLCIFLNMRAGTSFSHGFIDFIVLSGHSNQLFLFPIVGILYGILYYIIFYFLIITFNLQTPGRENNKNNTIIKNNNEIAVCIVKALGGKNNIKHLDACITRLRITVLKISEVNQYDLKNLGAAGIFISGAGIQAVFGTKSENIKIAIDEYIKNT, encoded by the coding sequence ATGTTTAAAAATGTATTTGCAAGTCTTCAAAAAGTTGGAAAATCACTGATGTTACCTGTATCAGTATTACCAATTGCAGGTATATTATTAGGTATTGGTTCTGCTCATTTTAATATAATACCAAATACTATATCTGAAATTATGGCACAAACAGGAGGCTCAGTTTTTTCAAATATGCCGTTAATTTTTGCTATTGGAGTAGCTTTAGGATTTAGCAATAATGATGGCGTAGCAGCATTAGCAGCAGTTGTAGCATATAGTATTTTAATTAAAACATTGTATGTTGTTGAACCAGGAATATTAAACACTAATATTAATTTAATAAAAAATAAAAATATTGCTGATATAGGAATATTAGGAGGAATTATAGCAGGAGGGATTGCAGCATATATGTTTAATAAATTTTACAAAATCCAACTGCCTGAATATTTAGGGTTTTTTGCAGGAAAAAGATTTGTTCCAATTATTTCAGGCTTATGTGCAATATTTATAGGTTTAATATTATCCTTTATTTGGCCTTCGATAGCATCAAAAATTCAAATATTTTCACAATGGGCAGCTTATCAAAATCCTATTTTTGCTTTTTCTTTATATGGAATTGTAGAAAGAGCATTAATACCGTTTGGATTGCATCATATATGGAATGTTCCATTTCAAATGCAAATTGGAGAATATACTAATTCTGTTGGTCAAGTTTTTCATGGAGATATTGCAAGATATATAGCTGGAGATATAACTGCTGGAAATTTATCAGGTGGTTTTATTTTTAAAATGTATGGATTACCAGGTGCTGCATTAGCAATTTGGCATACATCAAAAAAGGAAAATAAGAATAAAATTGGAAGTATTATGATTTCTGCAGCGTTAACAGCATTTCTAACTGGAATTACAGAACCAATCGAATTTTCATTTATTTTAGTTGCTCCAATATTATATATTATTCATGCAATATTAGCAGGTTTGTCATTTCCATTATGTATTTTTTTAAATATGCGTGCTGGAACAAGTTTTTCACATGGTTTTATAGATTTTATAGTATTAAGTGGACATAGCAATCAATTGTTTCTTTTTCCAATTGTTGGGATTTTATATGGTATTTTATATTATATAATATTTTATTTTTTAATAATTACATTTAATTTACAAACACCAGGAAGAGAAAACAATAAAAATAATACTATTATAAAAAATAATAATGAAATAGCAGTTTGTATTGTTAAAGCTTTAGGTGGAAAAAACAATATCAAACATTTAGATGCATGTATTACTAGACTACGTATTACAGTATTAAAAATTTCAGAAGTTAATCAGTATGATTTAAAAAATTTAGGAGCAGCAGGTATATTTATATCAGGAGCAGGTATACAAGCTGTATTTGGTACTAAATCTGAAAATATTAAAATTGCTATAGATGAATATATAAAAAATACATAA
- a CDS encoding histidine triad nucleotide-binding protein, producing MNNYSIFQKIIKKEISANILYQDKIVTVFDDIKPKAPIHILIIPNNLIKTANDINKKNKDIIAHMFYIAVQTAKEKKISQDGYKIIINCNKHGGQEINYLHMHLLGGAKLKTLY from the coding sequence ATGAATAATTATTCAATTTTTCAAAAAATTATAAAAAAAGAAATATCAGCTAATATTTTATATCAAGATAAAATTGTAACTGTTTTTGATGATATTAAACCAAAAGCCCCTATACATATATTAATCATACCAAATAATTTAATTAAAACAGCCAATGATATTAATAAAAAAAATAAAGATATTATTGCTCATATGTTTTATATTGCGGTTCAAACTGCAAAAGAAAAAAAAATTAGTCAAGATGGATATAAAATAATTATTAATTGTAATAAACATGGAGGACAAGAAATAAATTATTTACATATGCATTTATTAGGTGGTGCTAAATTAAAAACGTTATATTAA
- the acpP gene encoding acyl carrier protein: MKNIENKIKNIISKKLEIQIDKIKNTSLFLEDLGADSLDIIELIMSLEENFNIEISDEEVEKIKTVQNAIDFIYSKIKI; this comes from the coding sequence ATGAAAAATATTGAAAATAAAATAAAAAATATTATCTCAAAAAAATTAGAAATACAAATAGATAAAATTAAAAATACATCTTTATTTTTAGAAGATCTTGGAGCTGATTCATTAGATATTATTGAATTGATTATGAGTTTAGAAGAAAATTTCAATATAGAAATTTCTGATGAAGAAGTAGAAAAAATTAAAACAGTACAAAATGCTATCGATTTTATTTATAGTAAAATTAAAATTTAA
- the tmk gene encoding dTMP kinase — translation MIKSKFIVIEGLEGSGKTSACIYIKKILEEYNIKNIILVRQPGSTPIAEKIRKIIKTFHTEDIIKETELLLIYAARMQLVEKIIKPALKRGDWVISDRHYLSSLAYQGGGLGINKNIINQIQHLLLGDFFPDLTLYLDVKPEIGLKRILKRGALDRIENRSLLFFNKTRNMYLKNIKFNKKIIKINANLNIRNVTINIKQQLLRWLKKQFI, via the coding sequence ATGATAAAAAGTAAATTTATTGTAATTGAAGGACTAGAAGGTTCTGGAAAAACTAGTGCATGTATTTATATAAAAAAAATTTTAGAAGAATATAATATTAAAAATATTATATTAGTTAGACAGCCAGGGAGCACACCAATTGCAGAAAAAATCAGAAAAATAATTAAAACATTTCATACTGAAGATATTATAAAAGAAACAGAATTGTTATTAATATATGCAGCAAGAATGCAATTAGTTGAAAAAATTATTAAACCAGCATTAAAACGAGGAGATTGGGTAATTTCGGATCGTCATTATTTATCTTCTTTAGCTTATCAAGGTGGTGGATTAGGTATAAATAAAAATATTATTAATCAAATTCAACATTTATTATTAGGAGATTTTTTTCCAGACTTAACTTTATATTTAGATGTTAAACCTGAAATTGGTTTAAAAAGAATATTAAAAAGAGGTGCTTTAGATCGTATTGAAAATAGATCATTATTATTTTTTAATAAAACAAGAAATATGTATTTAAAAAATATAAAATTTAATAAAAAAATTATTAAAATTAATGCTAATCTTAATATTCGAAATGTGACTATAAATATTAAACAACAACTATTAAGGTGGCTTAAAAAACAATTTATATGA
- a CDS encoding DNA polymerase III subunit delta' C-terminal domain-containing protein, which produces MKCYPWLINTYKEIIKQHQNKKAHHTILIKTTKGLGVLQLIKNISQWILCDNKNEIKYCNTCHNCKLIISKNHPDFYYYKDNNNKIITINYIRMIREKIFQYPKQGKNKIILLSNIEKLTESAINSLLKILEEPPKNTWFFLVDYNNLKIYSTLHSRCLIYTLFPPREKHSLHWLKNKNLKNKIFNVISLRINQGSPILAKEFINNGLWEERKKLCIYFLNSIKKKNLIKIFPILSINNTILKIDWICLLLFDSIQIHFNQKKKLTNFDEFQIIQFFSRNYNYFTLKKSITTWIKCRYRLLNISGINNELLILEQLLRWENILKFTN; this is translated from the coding sequence ATGAAATGTTATCCTTGGCTTATTAATACATATAAAGAAATTATTAAACAACATCAAAATAAAAAAGCACATCATACAATATTAATAAAAACAACTAAAGGATTAGGAGTATTACAATTAATTAAAAATATTAGTCAGTGGATTTTATGTGATAATAAAAATGAAATAAAATATTGTAATACATGTCATAATTGTAAATTAATTATATCAAAAAATCACCCAGATTTTTATTATTATAAAGATAATAATAATAAAATTATAACTATTAATTATATTCGAATGATACGTGAAAAAATATTTCAATACCCAAAACAAGGAAAAAATAAAATTATACTTTTATCAAATATTGAAAAATTAACAGAATCCGCAATTAATTCATTATTAAAAATTTTAGAAGAACCACCTAAAAATACTTGGTTTTTTTTAGTAGATTATAACAACTTAAAAATATATTCTACATTACACAGTCGTTGTTTAATATATACATTATTTCCCCCACGAGAAAAACATAGTTTACATTGGTTAAAAAATAAAAATTTAAAAAATAAAATATTTAATGTAATTTCATTACGAATTAACCAAGGTTCACCAATACTTGCTAAAGAATTTATTAATAATGGACTTTGGGAGGAAAGAAAAAAATTATGTATATATTTTTTAAATTCTATTAAAAAGAAAAATCTTATCAAGATATTTCCAATATTATCTATAAATAACACTATATTAAAAATTGATTGGATATGTTTATTATTATTTGATTCTATTCAAATCCATTTTAATCAAAAAAAAAAATTAACTAATTTTGATGAATTTCAAATAATTCAATTTTTTTCTCGTAATTATAATTATTTTACTCTAAAAAAAAGTATTACTACTTGGATAAAATGCAGGTATAGATTGTTAAATATATCTGGTATTAATAATGAATTATTAATATTAGAACAATTATTACGATGGGAAAATATTTTAAAGTTCACTAATTAA
- a CDS encoding TatD family hydrolase, with translation MLLIDSHCHLDRLNYHSLHNNIEDMLKKSYKNYVKKFLTVSTSISNFNNIKRLFNQYNYIFYSCGIHPLHCQKEKQNLDKLETLSKHQNVIALGETGLDYYYSSETKKIQQNFFREHIRVAIKLKKPIIVHTRNSIKDTIKILKEENAEKCGGILHSFTENYDIAFKLIDLGFYISFSGIVTFKNAIQLQNTLKKIPLSSLLIETDSPYLSPTPNRGKENQPAYLLDIAKHICLIKKIYLEEFADIIKNNFYTLFKL, from the coding sequence ATGCTTTTAATTGACTCTCATTGCCACCTCGACCGATTAAATTATCATTCATTACATAATAATATCGAAGATATGTTAAAAAAATCATATAAAAATTATGTGAAAAAATTTTTAACAGTATCTACTTCTATTAGTAATTTTAATAATATAAAAAGATTATTTAATCAATATAATTATATTTTCTACTCTTGTGGTATACATCCTTTACATTGTCAAAAAGAAAAACAAAATCTCGATAAACTAGAAACTTTATCAAAACATCAAAATGTTATTGCTCTAGGAGAAACAGGTTTAGATTATTATTATTCATCTGAAACAAAAAAAATACAACAAAATTTTTTTAGAGAACATATACGAGTTGCAATAAAATTAAAAAAACCAATTATAGTACATACAAGAAATTCTATAAAAGATACAATAAAAATTTTAAAAGAAGAAAATGCAGAAAAATGCGGAGGGATTTTACATTCATTTACTGAAAATTATGATATTGCATTTAAATTAATAGATTTAGGGTTTTATATTTCTTTTTCAGGTATAGTAACTTTTAAAAATGCAATTCAATTACAAAATACACTAAAAAAAATACCATTAAGTAGTTTACTTATAGAAACAGATTCTCCATATTTATCACCAACTCCGAATAGAGGAAAAGAAAATCAACCAGCATATTTACTTGATATAGCAAAACATATTTGTCTAATAAAAAAAATATATTTAGAAGAATTTGCTGATATTATAAAAAATAATTTTTATACATTATTTAAATTATAA